Below is a genomic region from Flavobacterium ginsengisoli.
GAATACAAAAAACTAAAATCCATTTTACATTCTACATATTCTATTCATGAAAAAACTCATTAAAACACTTGCTTTCTCGTTCTCCATTTTATTTTACATTGCAGGTTACAGCCAAATAAAAAATGAAAATCAACGCTACATTTTCTTTTTTCACAACAAATTCGTAGAAGAAAACGATCTAAATGTAGCTCATCCAGAATATGGTAAAGCAGAATACAATGAGATTTTAGAATCTTATAGAAAAGATAACTTTATTGTCTTTAGTGAAAAAGAAAGAAAAATACAAATGCTGTCGATTATGCACAAAAAATTGCAAAACAGATTAAAGCATTGATGAAAAAAGGTATTCCGCCAAACCATATCACTGTAATCGGAACTTCAAAAGGTGGCTATATTGCACAATTCGTTTCGACTTTTGTGGCTAACCCTGACATGAATTTTGTTTTCATAGGTTGTTTTATGGACACAGATATAGATCAAATTCCCGATCTTAATTGGTGTGGAAATATTTTGACTATTTATGAAAAATCAGATATTTACGGAGTTTCTGCTATTAAAAGAAAAGAAACTTCTAAATGCAAAATAGATCATTTTAAAGAAATTGAACTTAATACAGGCCTAAAACATGGCTTTTTGTACAAAGTCGCAGACAATTGGATTGCTCCAAGCAAAAAATGGGCAAATGGAAATTATGAGCTGAATTAAAGATTCAAAAACATAAAAAGAAGTCTTCAATAATTTTAATTTTATTGAAGACTTTTTTTGTTGAAACCTGACGTTTTTTTGATTAAAATCTTCTTCTTGAAATAAAATTTTTATCATTTTTTTTCTTCTAAAATAGCTTCATAAAAAAGAAACGTCATTTTCAGCCTCTACTATTACGATTTCAAAACGTTTTTTTCAACCAAAAAACAGCGTTTTGTTACAAAATGAACGACTCTTCAAATTTTGTTAATGTACAATTGGCATTCCATTTGTTTGTTTAACTTTGTGAATTCAGTACCATAATAAAAAACAATTTTAATAAAATATGAAACAATTAGTCCTTGTCGTAATTGCATTTATTTCTTTTTCTTGCTCACAAGCTCAAAAAACAGCTTTTTCAAAAGAAGCTTTATCTGAGAAATTACTAGCTCTTGACGGAAGTCAGGTTACTTTCAAAAACATTTTAAAAAAATATAAAGGAAAAACTTTGGTTATCGAAGTTTGGGCTTCTTGGTGTGGTGATTGCGTAAAAGCAATGCCAAAACTAAAAGAATTACAAGCTGGTAATCCTGAAGTATCATACTTATTCTTATCTGCTGACAAAACAGCTGATAAATGGAAGGCAGGAATCGAAAAACACGAATTAAAAGGCGACCATTTCATGATGAACGACGGAATGAAAGGTGTTTTCGGAAAAGCTATTGATTTAGATTGGATTCCGAGATATATCGTAATTGACAAAACAGGTAAAATTGTTTTATACCGTGCTATCGAAACGGACTTCGAAAAAATCAATTCTACTTTACAATCATTGAAATAATTTTTCAATAACAACATTTCAAACAAAAAACAAAAAAATAATATAAAACTACCAAAATGAGAAAATCGATTGTTGCAGGAAACTGGAAAATGCATAAAAATGTCGCACAAACTGAAGAATTATTAAACGAGTTAATTGCTAAAATTCCAGCAAAAACAAATGCACAAGTAATTGTAGCGCCAACTTTTGTTAACTTACAAGCTGCAGCCAGAAATTAAAAAATACTACTATTGGAGTTTCTGCTCAAAACGTTCACCAAGCTGAAGGTGGTGCTTTTACAGGAGAAATTTCTGCTGATATGTTAACAAGCATTGGTGTTAATACCGTAATCTTAGGTCACTCTGAGCGTAGAGCTATTTTTCACGAAACAGACGCTTTAATCGCAGACAAAGTTAATACAGCTTTAAAACATGATATGACAGTAATCTTCTGTTTTGGAGAAGAGTTAAAAGACCGTCAGTCTGGAAATCACTTTAACATTGTTGAGAATCAATTACGTGATGGTGTTTTCCAAATCGCAAAAGAATCTTGGTCTAAAATTGTTTTAGCTTACGAACCAGTTTGGGCTATTGGAACTGGAGAAACTGCTTCACCAGAACAAGCACAAGAAATGCACGAATTTATTAGAGAAACTATTCGTAAAGCTTTTGGAGCTGATATCGCTGACGAAGTTTCTATTTTATACGGTGGTTCTGTAAAACCAGAAAACGCTAAAGAAATCTTCTCTAAACCAGACGTAGACGGTGGTTTAATTGGAGGTGCTGCTTTAAAAGCTGACGATTTCTTAGCTATTGTTACTGCTATCTAAAAATTATTTTGCCACAGATTAAAATGATTTCCACAGATTTTATCTTAAATTTTGAATAAATCCTTTTAATCCTTTAATCTGTAGCTTAAAAAACAAAAGCGATACTTAAAAGTATCGCTTTTTTATTTCTATATAATTTGAACCTCATCAAGCATTAACAATTTTACTAATTTATAAATGATGATAGTAACGGACAATTATACTTTTTAAACGTTGGTGTTGTTTTATAAATTGAATAAAAATTAACCAGTTCCTTCCCTGCTTTAAACGGATTTTTAGCTTCTTCTTCAGCTGTAATCAACTCAGCATAGTGATTGTAATAATTACATTCAAAAATCATCAAGCTAGCCATTGCCTTTTCGTTACTGTTTTTAGACATTTTTAGAGCCTTTTCGTAATACATTTTGGCCATTTTCAAATTGTAATAATTACCGTTTTGATATTTCTTTTCGTTTTCAGTATTATCTCCGTAAACATAATCTGTATATGACCCGCCTGAACTCCAATCGTAGGCCGTCATCATCCAGGAATTACCTAAATACGAAACATTGAAATAAGCATGCGCCAATTGCAGATTGTCGCTTGCTGTATTTTGTTTTTTAAGCTGAATTAATTTCGCAATAAAATCGGTTTTATTGAAACGATAATCGAATTTACGCTCTTTGTCGTTTTGAAGAATTTTAGGCGTAAAAGGGTTTTCGTTTAAATAATTCTTATACTCGTAATTCTTTTCCCAAAAATCCTGAGGCATACTTGCGAAAGTCTCGTAAGCCAATTCGAGATTATTATTTCTAAAAGCAATTGTTCCTTTTAAATCTTTATAATAATTGACATTTGGCGCAATTGTTCCAGAACAAATATATTTTTCAAAAGGTGTTTTATTGGACTTCTCCTGTAAAGCTATCAAAAGATCCATATCTTTTACAGATGCATTGCGGTCAAAATATCCTATATAACTAAAAAAATATGGATTATTGTAAGCCGAATATTCTCCTTCATTTTTAATATCCGATTTCATCGAAAGCAAACCAGCAACAACAATATCTCCTTTTTTATGAAAATCATCACTTGCAATTCGATACAAACTATATAAATTTTTAAATAATCCGTGATCGGTTTCTACCAAATTTTCAACTGAATCAAAGTATTTATAAAGCTGATTCTGAACATTTTCATTCTTTAAATCATCTTGTTTTAATGAAACCAAAGCCAATTGGATGTTCTTTTGCATTTGTATTGAAGCATTAGCTTTATCAGAAATCAAATCAGTATATTTTTTTCCTTCGTCAATCTGATCGTCAATAAAACATAATTGAGCAATTGCTGTTGTAATATAGTCTTTCTGCTCGCCAGAAGTCTGTTCACGAATCGAAATCAGATAATACTCTAATTCTCTCAGGTATAAAATATCTTTATTGAAATTTTCTTCTTTTGCTGTGGCATAATTTTCATACCAATCTGTACTGCTAAAAACAACAGATGGTGTTCCGTCATTGGTGTACTGAGGTGTAAAAATCCAATCTTCAAGTTTATTTACTTCTCGTCCTATCAAAAAGCTTAAAAACAAACTATTTGGACTTAACTCATAAATTTCTTTAATCGCTTTTAAATCTGGTGCTGGATTTCTAAGACTTTCAATAGATAAAATAACGCTTCGTTCTTCATCGTTTTGAGCTAACGCTAAAGTCTCTGCTGTCAATTTCCAATTATAATGTCGCAAAACGGCAAACGATTTTTCTTCGCAAGTATTAAAAACTTTACTCAATAGGTAGTTTTGTAAAGGCTTATTATCAATACATAAAGCATTATAATACAATGCCCACGGTTTAAGTATTGTATTCGATTCAGAAGCAAAATAAGTATTATATAATTCTATAACATTTTGCTTTTGCTGGGCGTAAAAATAATATCGCAACGCTAAAAAAGCATAACGCTGTTTTAGAAATGAATCTTTAGTCGATCTTATTTTCTTTTCAAAATCAAAAGTATCTACTAAATCATCATTCTTATAATTACTGTCAACTTGATCCCAAGACTCCCATTTTGTATATTCTACATTACCATATTCTAGTTTTTTAGCCAGCAGAATATAATTTAAAAAGGCTTTGTTTTTAGACAATAATAAAGCTTCTACAAAAGTATTTTTAGGGAATGCATTTTTCAAAGTTTTGTTTTCGAATGCCGTTTGAAATTGTTCAGAATCTGTTTCATACAAAATCACATGAACATCGTTTGGATTAATACTGTTTCCTAACTTCTTTTTTCCACTCTAAACAATTCTTTTCCTGATCGACACTAGAAATAGTATTGGTCGCATAGTAATTATCTGCCGAATAATAAAACGGCGTAAGCTTAAAGAATCCTTCACGTTGCGCCTTAAACAAAGCTAAACGGCTGGTTTCTGGAGAAACACTCCATCCGCAGGCAAATGAAAACTGAACGCTTAAAAGTAAAAGTAAACTGTTAAAAGCACGCATAAAAATTGGAGATATTTTCGGTTCCATAATCGTTTATGTATTTTTTATCAAAAGAGAAAAAAGTCACTTTTGTATCATTATCAATTTGAATTTTGTTTTTAACAATCGAAATCATTTTATCCAATTCATTGTCTGAAATTTTTTCGATTCTAATTTCGTCCCCGTTTCTCAAATAAGTCTGACCTATTAAAACATCATCTTGCAAAACATATTTTGAATCTGAAGTTTTCTTTACTTTAATCGTATCTTTTATCAATTGATCGTATTCGGACAAAATGCCTTTAAATTGATTTCCTCTAAAAGCAACTGCCCAACTGTATAATGGCAATGCAATATCTAATTTGAGTTTATAATCGCTATGAGTTATGTATTGCGCCAATTCTTCGCTAGTTCCAATTGAGTTTTTAGTCTGAAAATCATCTGGTTTTGTAATGTTGTAGCACATTAGCAATCCTCTGTCTACAGGCGGAATTCCAGCTT
It encodes:
- a CDS encoding TlpA family protein disulfide reductase — encoded protein: MKQLVLVVIAFISFSCSQAQKTAFSKEALSEKLLALDGSQVTFKNILKKYKGKTLVIEVWASWCGDCVKAMPKLKELQAGNPEVSYLFLSADKTADKWKAGIEKHELKGDHFMMNDGMKGVFGKAIDLDWIPRYIVIDKTGKIVLYRAIETDFEKINSTLQSLK